Proteins encoded within one genomic window of Arachis ipaensis cultivar K30076 chromosome B08, Araip1.1, whole genome shotgun sequence:
- the LOC107614410 gene encoding uncharacterized protein LOC107614410 isoform X1, with amino-acid sequence MGSLKHRKGKFHTILKHHHLRTIATLFHYAEFCVVLVLIFRLSIKLPMALKNSSEYLGGFVVTPRFVFLLGNFIIVALFVQSGHFSSNGSSTHSSETVLYEEFIQKSSSYINKEIQENKNEPGKDQNKERTESIKRNQNVDANRVSLMCNEIHGEKITKGVICLEEKKEYRRCRSDILRHVEREKPRHVLYRCESVKNRGNVGISGSYPEDGMSNDEFRRTIEAFIARQQRLRRQEQCFIA; translated from the coding sequence ATGGGTTCACTCAAGCACCGAAAAGGGAAGTTCCACACAATCCTGAAACATCACCATCTCCGGACAATCGCAACATTGTTCCATTACGCAGAGTTTTGTGTCGTTTTGGTCTTGATTTTCAGGTTATCGATCAAACTCCCAATGGCTCTCAAAAACTCGAGCGAGTATTTAGGTGGCTTCGTAGTTACCCCTCGCTTTGTTTTCTTGCTCGGAAACTTCATAATCGTCGCACTATTCGTCCAATCTGGTCATTTCTCAAGTAACGGTTCCTCTACACACAGTTCAGAAACTGTTCTTTATGAGGAGTTCATCCAAAAGAGTAGTAGTTATATAAACAAAGAAattcaagaaaataaaaatgagcccGGAAAAGACCAAAACAAAGAAAGAACAGAGAGCATCAAACGTAATCAGAATGTTGATGCAAACCGGGTTAGCTTAATGTGTAACGAAATCCATGGTGAGAAGATAACAAAAGGGGTTATTTGTTTGGAGGAAAAGAAGGAGTACAGAAGGTGTCGATCAGATATTTTGAGGCACGTGGAGAGAGAGAAACCGCGTCACGTGCTGTATAGGTGTGAGTCGGTGAAGAACAGAGGAAATGTTGGAATTTCCGGTTCGTATCCTGAGGATGGAATGAGTAACGATGAGTTTCGACGCACTATAGAGGCTTTCATTGCTCGCCAACAGAGACTCAGAAGACAAGAACAATGCTTCATAGCTTAG
- the LOC107614410 gene encoding uncharacterized protein LOC107614410 isoform X2 → MGSLKHRKGKFHTILKHHHLRTIATLFHYAEFCVVLVLIFRLSIKLPMALKNSSEYLGGFVVTPRFVFLLGNFIIVALFVQSGHFSSNGSSTHSSETVLYEEFIQKSSSYINKEIQERTESIKRNQNVDANRVSLMCNEIHGEKITKGVICLEEKKEYRRCRSDILRHVEREKPRHVLYRCESVKNRGNVGISGSYPEDGMSNDEFRRTIEAFIARQQRLRRQEQCFIA, encoded by the exons ATGGGTTCACTCAAGCACCGAAAAGGGAAGTTCCACACAATCCTGAAACATCACCATCTCCGGACAATCGCAACATTGTTCCATTACGCAGAGTTTTGTGTCGTTTTGGTCTTGATTTTCAGGTTATCGATCAAACTCCCAATGGCTCTCAAAAACTCGAGCGAGTATTTAGGTGGCTTCGTAGTTACCCCTCGCTTTGTTTTCTTGCTCGGAAACTTCATAATCGTCGCACTATTCGTCCAATCTGGTCATTTCTCAAGTAACGGTTCCTCTACACACAGTTCAGAAACTGTTCTTTATGAGGAGTTCATCCAAAAGAGTAGTAGTTATATAAACAAAGAAattcaagaaa GAACAGAGAGCATCAAACGTAATCAGAATGTTGATGCAAACCGGGTTAGCTTAATGTGTAACGAAATCCATGGTGAGAAGATAACAAAAGGGGTTATTTGTTTGGAGGAAAAGAAGGAGTACAGAAGGTGTCGATCAGATATTTTGAGGCACGTGGAGAGAGAGAAACCGCGTCACGTGCTGTATAGGTGTGAGTCGGTGAAGAACAGAGGAAATGTTGGAATTTCCGGTTCGTATCCTGAGGATGGAATGAGTAACGATGAGTTTCGACGCACTATAGAGGCTTTCATTGCTCGCCAACAGAGACTCAGAAGACAAGAACAATGCTTCATAGCTTAG